The genomic DNA TCTTGTGCCTACAGCACCCAACCGATCCGGTCAGGCCACCGGGCCGAGACCTTGTCGATGATTGAGGCTCTACTTCGTACTCGCCACGCCCATCGTTTCGCTTCGCTACAGTCTGGGCGTGCCACACAATCCAACCGAACAAGTCGGTCGGTTCACCCCGCCCCCCACATCTTTAGAGGCAGACTGGCCCTGATTATGATGAATCTTTCGTGCCACGGTTGTGCCAACCGTGCAGTGCGGAGTGACCGCTGTTGCTGGACGTCTCCATATCGTAGAATGTTGTATCTGTACTCGCACGGCTCGCAATCCGTTCTAAACAAGGCCACCCCGCCCGCCCGTCCGCTTGATCAGCGGATGTTGATGCGTTAAGATTTGGAGAGAATCGTTGAATTTCTTGCATACTATCAACCCAAAGAGGCTGCCATGCGATTTTGCTCTGTTCTGTTCTGTTAATCAGCTCTCCTATACTCGCTGATGGGCAAATTCTTGATCCTGGCGATAATGATCAACTAGAAGTCGGATGGACTATCCAACCCTATGGGTCAGTTGATCCGATACACCTTGAAGAGGGAGACACACTTCAAGTTGATTTTCTAACAAAGCGTGCCGTTGCCCCGTTTGATACTGTACATCAGAAATCATTTACAATTAGTGACGACTGGTGGGCGACTGAAGAGGCTACAATTCCTGGAGGGGACTTTGTCGATGGTTTTTGGATCGTGATTTTAAGGATCAATGGTCAACTTGAAGATATGCATGTTGGAAAAATCATCGCTCCTCAAGAATAAACCTATAATATGTTTTTTGAGATTATTTGAATTGTTCAACTTTTCGTCTCTCGAAATTCGAACTCAAGTTGCGAGGTTCATGGATGATCGTTTGCAAAGTACCACAACAAAAAGTATCTAATTTTTCCGGATTTACCATGATAGAGTTAATTGTCTCTATCACGGTGATTTCTATTTTAATTTCTTTGTTGATGCCTGCTATTCAATCTGTTCGGGAAACTTCCCGAAGGCTTGAATGCCAATCCCATCTTAAGCAAATTGGCATAGCGCTTCATAACTACCATGATGTGAATAGTGCATTCCCCGGAAAACAGTATTGGTCACGCTACGACCGTGCTCTGAGTTCTTATTTAGAAGTTTCTTCCGATGCAACTTACAGCAAGATATTCTCCTGTCCTTCGGATTCTTATGCATTCGGTAACTTGAAGGCAGGCGAGATCTCTTACGCGATGTCTGATGGAGTTCATGATCTTCGAAAAATTGGTGATGGTTTTTGGGGGCGTTCTGATTTTCGTAAAGCAAGAGATTTCATAGACGGGATGAGTCAGACTGCGGCTATCTCAGAACATATTATGCGACCGGATAACTCTCTCTTGAATAGTGTCGATGTGACTAAGTTGAATCGACGTGAACGTAGATGGTTTCAGCATCGTTTACCTCAACCCGTTTCCACTTCAAAGGAAATGGCTGATGGCTGTGTAACTCCTACTCTACTCACAACAAAAATTAAGCCAAACGTGATTATCTACTCTCACCTCGTCAAACCAAATGGATTTGATTGTTTCAATGGGTATTTTCAACCACAGACGACAAGAGCGGAGGCAGTCACAGCAATGAGCGATCATCCTGGTGGAGTAAATGTGTTGATGGCAGACGGTAGTGTGCATTTTGTCGCTGATACGATTTCCAGAGAGATCTGGTGGGCGATTGGTACACGTGATGGCAGCGAAGTTGTAAATTCTTTATTTTATTGAGCACCCATCTATATTTAAACGAGTTAATACTAGATTTTAGCAGGTGAGTCGACATGAATTCTCTTGTAGCAATGTCTTAGATCGCCTGCATAGTTCTTTAGTACTTGATGTCACAATTTTTCATGCTCAGAGATGAAAAGATTTTCACAAAGGTGAAAGAGATGTTTAATCTTCATTGTATTTCAATAATCCTCTTCATCTCTTGTGTGGTTTTTTTGGGAGGATGTCAACGATTGACTGAATCTCAAAAAAAAGCTAACGCTAGACCTGCAAAAATTTCTCTTTCTGATGTTAAAGATTTTGGACTGACGGTCAATAATCAGCAAATATTTGACAGTAAGCTTAAATGGTCTGTCGATCAGTCTGTGACGTTTTCTGGTCATTTCGAACCGTTAAATGACCAGGAATTCGAGCAGAGGCTAATTTTTTTTACGATCGCATTCAGGCCTGATAATCGAGGAGCTGACGGTGATTGGGATCTAAAAAAAACAAAAGATGCTGCGAGTGAGATACACTTGCCAATAGTCAAAGGCAAAGTTGAGAGCGATTTGCCTCTTTCTTCGGTAGATCTTGATGCGGGAAATTATCAATTAAGAGTCTATTATAACAGTACTGATTTTTTTGGTGGGGATGAGCCAAAAGTGCAATTATTAGGTACTGCACAATTAGAATTGACTGAAGAATAAAAATCGCAAGGTGGCCCGATCGACTTGTCGGTTGGGTCGCTTGAGCGACAAGATGAACTCACCATGAACTTTCTTTTCAAGTCGACTTTCATTAGAGAAAGGTTCCCCCTGATGGTCCAGTGCCGTAGGTCAGGCTCTTTTCGCCTGACGCAACGTGAAGGTTGGTGAGAACCACTGTGGTTGTCGTTCGAGGCGGTCTGATTAAACGTTATTCCAGCGCCAAGAAAGGAGGCGAATACTCAATTCGTCCTTCGATGCCATTTAACGATTCTTCTGACAAGTCCATCGCCATCCACGCTTCACCGCTGCCGAATGGGGATTCGAGGTTTTGTGCCAGTTCTGCTGAAAATCCAAACCTTGGATAAAACTCTGGATGGCCCAGCACCACGATGATTCTCTGGCCCTGTTCCCGACACGCTGCCAATCCTGATTCGACAAGCATCGTTCCGATTCCTTGCCGTTGGTGACTTGGCATTACAGCCATCGGTGCCAGTGACAGCGCATCAATTGTCTCACTTTTTGTCACGATTTTTATTCGACTGAAGAGAATGTGGCCAACGATCTGGCCATCTACCTGTGCGACAAGAGAAACACCAACGAAGCCACCATCTCGCAAGGCATCCACCAGGTTCGCCTCCGCATCGCCTTCGAATGCCGCTTGATTCACGCGCCTAATCGATTGCCAATCTTTGAGGCTTTCAGGTCGAATTGTGAGGTGCATCTTCGTGATTTGTACAGGTCTTGTTAGAGCATCTTTCGAATTGGTTTGCAGGTTCTGCCTCGTGGCGAACAGCATTTTTACTAGAGAAATGCGTTCTTCACGGGCAAACGGTAGAGCAAACTGCTCTAGTGCCAGTTAATGCTTCAGCCTCAAGTTCGAGTTTCTTATGCTTGCCACATGAGCATTTCGAAGTCTTCACTTGGGATCGTCAGGTCGATGGTCCCTTCGCTGGGGGAGCGTTCGACCGCTTCTCCGTCGCGAATGAGTTCTACTGCTAAATGCAGTCGTTGATTCTCTTTAGCACCGAGTTCTTCGTAAGGAATTGCCACTTCCAACAATTGATCGATGGCAGCGACCGACTTGGTGTCAGGACGTTCTTCCCCGTTGATGACGAGTTTGGGGGTCTGCGGGTTTTTGCAATCGATACGGAGTTCAGCACCGAAGGGTTCCACGAAACGGATGCGGATTTCGTCGAAGTCGCCAAGTTCTGCCTTAGCGGAAGTTTGTGTATCGCAGCGGAGGAGTAATCGCTCTTCGTCAAAACCGAAGTACATGTTCGAGATGACACTTTCGGTCACCATTGTCATCGTACCACGTTCGCTGCCGCTTTCGTAATGTCCGGCGTGTCGCCATTCAAAGAACGAGACCCGACCATTTACTTTGACATTCAAAAGTGACTGCGGCTGAGTGTGGAGATGTCGACGTTCGAAGTGAGCCACCGGTTCAAAGAGAACTGAAGGAGGGAGTTCTCCCAAGAGGGTGTAAACGTTTCGCAGGTGCCGACGGAACAGGTCGTCGAACAGGTCGTCCTGACCGGAGTTGTGGTCGTCGCCGTACCACCAGTACCAGTCGCTTCCTTCAGCGATGAACAATTCTTTCCAGGCTTGCTCCAACGTTTCGGGGGAAGCGGTTCCGGACTCTTCTGCTTTGGTCAAAAATTCTCGGGTAATATGGACCAAATCCCAGGCGTCTCGGTCTTCCTGATGCCCGATCCAGATGTAGAAATCGTGGTTGATCCAGCTCCCCGCAAAGAGCTTCGGAATTTTGCTTGTCGGTGGATGCTTGGCAAGGTGTTCGCTGACTGTGAGCGTCGAAATTCCCGGATCTTTGACAGCTTGTTGATACAGATTTCGCAAGAATCCGATGCCTCCATCGGCATAGTATTCCCAGCAGTTTTCGCCATCGAGAATAATCGGCACGAACGGAGTTTGTGTGGCATCGTGCTCTGCGACTGCCCTGCCGATTCCTTTGACTTTCGCCAACAGGTCCTCAGCAGCCCAATGAGGTTCGTTGCGTTGATAATGAAAACCGATCAAGTCGCTGAGGCCGTGGTCTCGGAAGATGATGTCTAACGGCTTTTGGTCTGTTCCGGTGCGCCAGGGGCGATAAAGCATTTCTGGCCGGTTGAGGTTTCCATGGTCGTCACGCGAGACGATTTGATCCATGGAATGCCCCAGAATCTCTTCGTCCGTGGCAAGCCATTTGAAACCGTTGTCGGCGACTGATTCCAAGATTGCGTTTGAGACTGAACCTTCCGAAGGCCAGAGCCCGCGAGGTGCTTCACCGAACAGCTTTGTGTGATATTCCACAGCCATTGCGAGATGCTTTTGTGCGTCTTCGCTGTAGCTTTCAACGTACTTCGGCATAGGACAGCCGGGCATCGCTTCCCAGGCAGATTTTTTGTCCCACAGGAGTGGCAAAATTGGATGATAGAATGGTGTTGTCGTCAGCTCGACTTGACCACCTTCCATGAGTTTTCGATGTAGCGGAATGACCCGCCCAACAATTTCACGTTGTTTGTCGAGTAGCCAGATCTTTTCATCTTCCGTCCAGCCAGCCCCTTTCTTTCGGAATTCGCGGAGTTCAGCATCTTGCTCGAACAGAAGTTCATGAAACCATGCCAGGTTGTGCCAGACCTGTAAGTCTCTCAGTTCCTGAATGGTGAAGCGGGAGTGTGCATCTTGTACGGAATCTCGCCCGATTCCTCTTTTCTGATGCAGTTCGCTGTACCGTTTGTGAGGGCGAATCATACTCTGCTCGTTCGCCATGAAGAAATTGTCGAACAGGTAGTATGTTTCTTCGAGCGATAACGAGTCTGCCGGAATTCGTGACACATCCAGATGCCGGTCGCTTCCGCCGTTCACGTAGCGCTCGATTTGAACTAATAGGCTCGGAACAAGATTGATCGTGCAATGAAACTCCGGGACCTCTTGAATGTGCAAGGCCATGCCGATGTAATCTTTTGTGGCATGCAGTCGGACCCAGGGCATGAGTGTTTCGTTGGCAATGTCGTCCGGGTAATACGGCTGATGTTGATGCCAGAACAGTGCAAGTGAGACCGGTTTCATGAGTATTGACTCGGTGATTCTTTAATCACGTGCTGTGCTCCACAGAGCGCAAATGGATGGAGCAGTGATAGTTAACGAGTTGCGTTGTCTGGGTCTTCCGTTGACGTCAGAGCCTGAAATACGCATCTTTATATGAGACAGCTTACTTCCTAAGCTGAAACCGATGCAATGATGGAATTTCTCACTACTTGAGCGGACAACATCAGGTACCTGGATCAGAGCCGAAACCCTATCCCAGCTTCGCGATCACACGTTCATACACATCGGTGTACTCCTGCGCGATGCGGTCCCAAGACGAATCTTTGACCATGCTGTTGAGAACAAGTTTATTCCAGTCTTCGGTGTGATGCACGAACATTCCAACTGCTCTCCAGACTGTATCAAGAAAGTGATCCGCATCGTACTCACGGAAGACAAACCCCGTCGCAGTACCATTGTCGAGAGTGTGTCGCTGGACATCGACAACTGAGTCTGTCAGCCCACCGACTGCATGCACGATTGGAGGAGTCCCATAGATCTGGCTGTATTGCTGATTCAGCCCGCACGGCTCGAAGCTGCTCGGCATTAAGAAAGCATCTGAGCCGGCCTCAATGCGGTGTGCGAGCCCTTCCTGGAATCCAATATAGACAGCAACCTTATCTGGGTAATCCTGCTGGAGCTTTAAAAGGATTTTTTCGTAGCGAGGGTCCCCTGCTCCGAGGAAAGCGAATTGAACGTTGGCGTTCAGGATTTGAGTCGCCTTCTTCGTGATCAGGTCGAGCCC from Thalassoglobus polymorphus includes the following:
- a CDS encoding DUF1559 family PulG-like putative transporter codes for the protein MIVCKVPQQKVSNFSGFTMIELIVSITVISILISLLMPAIQSVRETSRRLECQSHLKQIGIALHNYHDVNSAFPGKQYWSRYDRALSSYLEVSSDATYSKIFSCPSDSYAFGNLKAGEISYAMSDGVHDLRKIGDGFWGRSDFRKARDFIDGMSQTAAISEHIMRPDNSLLNSVDVTKLNRRERRWFQHRLPQPVSTSKEMADGCVTPTLLTTKIKPNVIIYSHLVKPNGFDCFNGYFQPQTTRAEAVTAMSDHPGGVNVLMADGSVHFVADTISREIWWAIGTRDGSEVVNSLFY
- a CDS encoding GNAT family N-acetyltransferase, whose amino-acid sequence is MHLTIRPESLKDWQSIRRVNQAAFEGDAEANLVDALRDGGFVGVSLVAQVDGQIVGHILFSRIKIVTKSETIDALSLAPMAVMPSHQRQGIGTMLVESGLAACREQGQRIIVVLGHPEFYPRFGFSAELAQNLESPFGSGEAWMAMDLSEESLNGIEGRIEYSPPFLALE
- a CDS encoding glycoside hydrolase family 57 protein, which translates into the protein MKPVSLALFWHQHQPYYPDDIANETLMPWVRLHATKDYIGMALHIQEVPEFHCTINLVPSLLVQIERYVNGGSDRHLDVSRIPADSLSLEETYYLFDNFFMANEQSMIRPHKRYSELHQKRGIGRDSVQDAHSRFTIQELRDLQVWHNLAWFHELLFEQDAELREFRKKGAGWTEDEKIWLLDKQREIVGRVIPLHRKLMEGGQVELTTTPFYHPILPLLWDKKSAWEAMPGCPMPKYVESYSEDAQKHLAMAVEYHTKLFGEAPRGLWPSEGSVSNAILESVADNGFKWLATDEEILGHSMDQIVSRDDHGNLNRPEMLYRPWRTGTDQKPLDIIFRDHGLSDLIGFHYQRNEPHWAAEDLLAKVKGIGRAVAEHDATQTPFVPIILDGENCWEYYADGGIGFLRNLYQQAVKDPGISTLTVSEHLAKHPPTSKIPKLFAGSWINHDFYIWIGHQEDRDAWDLVHITREFLTKAEESGTASPETLEQAWKELFIAEGSDWYWWYGDDHNSGQDDLFDDLFRRHLRNVYTLLGELPPSVLFEPVAHFERRHLHTQPQSLLNVKVNGRVSFFEWRHAGHYESGSERGTMTMVTESVISNMYFGFDEERLLLRCDTQTSAKAELGDFDEIRIRFVEPFGAELRIDCKNPQTPKLVINGEERPDTKSVAAIDQLLEVAIPYEELGAKENQRLHLAVELIRDGEAVERSPSEGTIDLTIPSEDFEMLMWQA